A window of Thermosipho japonicus genomic DNA:
AAGACTTTAAAGAAATGGTTGAAAAACTTCACGAGGCTGGAATAAAAATTGCAATTGATCTTCCTTTAAATCACGTATCATCGAGGCATCCATGGTTTAAAGCTGCCGTTTCTGGTGATAAAGAATATGAAGATTTCTTTTTATGGGCAGATGATGGAGTAGACTTAAATGAGAAAAGGCCTTGGGATAATGAAGTTATCTGGCATCCATATAACGGTAGATGGTATTATGGTGTTTTTGGGGGTTCATCTCCAGACTTAAATTATGAAAACGAAAAAGTTGTTGAAAAAGCACTTGAAATAGTTGAATTTTGGCTAAATATGGGTATAGATGGGTTTAGATTCGATGCTGCAAAACATATTTATGATTACGATCTTCAACAAAAGAAATTTAATTACAATCATGAAAAAAATATCCAATTTTGGAAAAAGGTTATGGATAAGGCAAGAAGTATAAAGAGTGATGTTTTTGCAGTAACTGAGGTGTGGGATGCACCTGAAATAGTTGCTGAATATGCAAAAACAATTGGATGCTCCTTTAATTTTTATTTTACAGAAGCATTGAGAGAATCAATTAACAATGGAAATACCTATAAAATATGGGATTGTTTTTCAAGAACATTGACCGATGATAGAGGACTTTACATTCCTTCAAATTTTTCCAGTAACCATGATATGACAAGGCTTGCTTCAAGTCTTCAATCTGAAGAACAAAGAAAGGTATTTTTTGCAATGCTCCTTACAACGCCAGGTATTCCATTTATTTTCTATGGTGATGAGCTTGGAATGAAGGGAGTGTATGATCCTTACTTTACTGAGAGTGTGATTGAGCCATTCCCTTGGTATTCTTCATTATCTGGCGATGGTCAAACCCTTTGGAAATCTATAGGTTATAACCATGCATTTACTGGTATTTCTGTTGAAGAACAATCTCAAAGAGAAGACAGTCTGTTAAATACTGTAAAAAGATGGATAAGGTTTAGAAAAGAGAATGAGTGGATGACAAATTCGTGGATTGTTGATTTGAGAACAAGTGAATTTGTAGTTGGTTATACAGTAACAAATGGAGAAAAATCACTTAGAATATATCATAATATTTCTGGACATAAAGAGGAATTTGAGGGAATAAAGTTAAAACCGTTTGAATCGAAGGTGTTATAGAATGGGAAAGATAAAGAAACTTCCCGAGCAAGTAATTGGAAAGATTGCAGCTGGAGAAGTAGTTGCAGGACCTTATTCAGTAGTAAAAGAACTTGTTGAAAATTCACTTGATGCAGGTGCTACAAAAGTTGAGATAGAGATAAAAAGCGGTGGAAAAAGTTATATAAAAGTGAAAGATAACGGAGAAGGTATGGAACGTGAAGACCTTCTCCTTTCTGTATATGAACATACAACAAGTAAGATAAATGATTTTGATGATATATATAACTTATCTTCCTTTGGATTTAGAGGAGAAGCTCTCGCATCAATTGCAAAGGTAAGTAGAATAGTTATTACTTCAAATAATGGAAGTGAGTCTCATAGACTTGAGGCAATAGGTGGAAAGATTAAATCAATTAGTGAATATCCACTTGTTGATAAAGGAACAATAGTAGAGGTATACGATTTATTTTTTAATGTTCCTGCAAGACGTAAATTTTTGAAATCTGATACCACAGAAAAAAGGTATGTAGTAGAATACGTAGAAAAATTTTTACTTTCAAATCCAAATGTTGAATTCATTTTTAAGGTAGATAATGAGATTGTTTACAATGCAGGTGCTTCAAATCTTGAAGAAAGATTCAGGCTTATATTTCCAGAGGTTAAGGAGTATACGTTAATAAACGGAAAGTATGTTGAAGGAATAATTTCATCTCCTAATTATCATAGAAAAAATAGGACAGGACAGATCTTTTTTGTACAAAAAAGATTTGTTATGGATAAAATGCTCTATTACATTTTTGAAAATGGATATGGTGAAGCACTTGTTGATCATCCATACGGTGTTTTATTTATTAACGTACCATCAAAACTGGTTGATGTTAATGTTCATCCACAAAAATTGGAGGTAAAATTTTCAAATCCAAATATTATATATTCAGATATAACAAGAACGGTAAGAGAGGCATTAAAAAAATTTGTTTCAAAACAAATATTTGTTAAGCCTATAAATGAGAAACTAACAAAATCAGAGGTTAGTAATTTTGAGACAAAAAATGTGAGTTTTTCTAATGACAGTTTTCAAGATAAATTCAATAGTGTGTTTAAAGAAAATATAAATAGTGTAGATTATTCTAAAAATATGTTATTTGATATATCAGAAAAGAATTTAGAAGTAAAAAAGGATGTAGTCATTTTAAAAAAGAGGTATGTTTTATTTGAAATGGAAGATGGAATATATATAATGGATTTTCATGCAGCCCACGAAAGGGTTATTTACGAGCAAATCTTGGAAAAATTAAAAGTAGGGATTGAAAAGGTTGATTTAATTATTCCTATCGAAATAAGAGTTGGAAAAAGTTTAAAGCAAATTGTTATAGAAAAACTTGATGAACTTAAAGAAAATGGTTTTGAAATAAAAGTTGAAGAAGAATCAATCAAAATTACATCAATACCATCGTTTTTAAAACCCTCCGAAGTTGAAGATGTGTTTAAGGAAATTATAGATGAATATAGAATACCTTCGATGGGAACAAAAAATATGAAGCATATAATAGCTGATAAAGCATGTAAGTCTGCTGTTAGAACAGGGTATGATATTAGTGAGGATGAGGCAAAAAAGCTAATTGAAGAAGTTTTTAAAAGAAATTTGACAACTTGTCCACATGGAAGGCCTTTGTTTTTAAAGCTTACCTTTAATGAGATTGATAAATATTTTGATAGAACGTAAAAAAAATGGCTCGGTTTT
This region includes:
- a CDS encoding alpha-amylase family glycosyl hydrolase, with the translated sequence MVGYEIYIRSFYDYNNDGTGDFKGLSNAVSYLKDLGVDLVWIMPHFKAPSYHGYDIIDFFDTTPSYGTIEDFKEMVEKLHEAGIKIAIDLPLNHVSSRHPWFKAAVSGDKEYEDFFLWADDGVDLNEKRPWDNEVIWHPYNGRWYYGVFGGSSPDLNYENEKVVEKALEIVEFWLNMGIDGFRFDAAKHIYDYDLQQKKFNYNHEKNIQFWKKVMDKARSIKSDVFAVTEVWDAPEIVAEYAKTIGCSFNFYFTEALRESINNGNTYKIWDCFSRTLTDDRGLYIPSNFSSNHDMTRLASSLQSEEQRKVFFAMLLTTPGIPFIFYGDELGMKGVYDPYFTESVIEPFPWYSSLSGDGQTLWKSIGYNHAFTGISVEEQSQREDSLLNTVKRWIRFRKENEWMTNSWIVDLRTSEFVVGYTVTNGEKSLRIYHNISGHKEEFEGIKLKPFESKVL
- the mutL gene encoding DNA mismatch repair endonuclease MutL, with the translated sequence MGKIKKLPEQVIGKIAAGEVVAGPYSVVKELVENSLDAGATKVEIEIKSGGKSYIKVKDNGEGMEREDLLLSVYEHTTSKINDFDDIYNLSSFGFRGEALASIAKVSRIVITSNNGSESHRLEAIGGKIKSISEYPLVDKGTIVEVYDLFFNVPARRKFLKSDTTEKRYVVEYVEKFLLSNPNVEFIFKVDNEIVYNAGASNLEERFRLIFPEVKEYTLINGKYVEGIISSPNYHRKNRTGQIFFVQKRFVMDKMLYYIFENGYGEALVDHPYGVLFINVPSKLVDVNVHPQKLEVKFSNPNIIYSDITRTVREALKKFVSKQIFVKPINEKLTKSEVSNFETKNVSFSNDSFQDKFNSVFKENINSVDYSKNMLFDISEKNLEVKKDVVILKKRYVLFEMEDGIYIMDFHAAHERVIYEQILEKLKVGIEKVDLIIPIEIRVGKSLKQIVIEKLDELKENGFEIKVEEESIKITSIPSFLKPSEVEDVFKEIIDEYRIPSMGTKNMKHIIADKACKSAVRTGYDISEDEAKKLIEEVFKRNLTTCPHGRPLFLKLTFNEIDKYFDRT